The following coding sequences lie in one Candidatus Nitrospira allomarina genomic window:
- a CDS encoding flagellin N-terminal helical domain-containing protein produces MALVVNNNIASINAQRNLGVNSAQLEGSVSRLSSGLRITRAADDAAGLGISETLRAQIRSINQAVRNSNDGISLLAIADGGAEGIGNLLGRLRELAEQSASGILGSNERSFLDQEFVALRSEIDRISSVTEFNGVKLLSGTDNNSLSIQIGFRSSANDTLSIALNDLTTSAIGLTSVNVSTSGNALSALSNIDSAISAVATARANIGSLQNRIDAAVGNLQVAGENITAAESRIRDADIAFETAKFVRNQILVQAGTSILAQANTLPQQALALLQ; encoded by the coding sequence ATGGCACTTGTCGTTAACAACAACATTGCGTCAATCAACGCCCAACGAAATTTGGGCGTGAACAGTGCTCAATTGGAAGGGTCTGTCTCCCGTCTGTCTTCGGGTTTGCGGATTACCCGGGCGGCGGACGATGCGGCAGGATTAGGAATTTCGGAAACTTTACGTGCGCAAATTCGTAGTATTAATCAAGCGGTGAGAAATTCTAATGACGGCATTAGTTTGCTGGCGATTGCAGACGGTGGTGCGGAAGGTATCGGTAATTTGTTGGGTCGGCTTCGGGAACTCGCCGAGCAGTCGGCCAGTGGAATTCTTGGCTCCAATGAGCGGTCCTTCCTGGATCAGGAATTTGTCGCCCTCCGTTCCGAAATTGATCGAATTTCTTCTGTGACCGAGTTTAATGGAGTGAAATTATTAAGTGGAACGGATAACAATTCCTTGAGCATTCAAATCGGTTTCCGAAGCTCAGCGAATGATACGCTGTCCATCGCCCTCAATGATTTGACTACTAGTGCAATAGGTCTGACCTCGGTCAATGTGTCGACTTCTGGTAATGCCTTAAGCGCTCTTTCCAATATTGATAGTGCGATTAGTGCCGTCGCGACTGCTCGAGCGAATATCGGGTCCTTACAAAACCGGATTGATGCTGCAGTCGGAAATCTGCAGGTGGCTGGTGAGAATATCACCGCCGCTGAATCACGGATTCGTGATGCTGACATCGCCTTCGAAACAGCAAAGTTCGTCCGGAATCAAATTTTGGTTCAGGCGGGCACCTCAATTTTGGCTCAAGCCAATACGTTGCCTCAGCAAGCCCTTGCCTTGCTGCAGTAA
- a CDS encoding flagellar protein FlaG: MISTLSDSASFINISVGNEIRVRDGQKPLPGDAQRPFEKKAPVFPTDSTESYTVNTPLTTAQVQATVTRLQELLKHVDPRIEISLEKDINQVVFRVVDQESGDLIRQIPSENMIELERFITGQIGLFVEEDI; this comes from the coding sequence ATGATTTCAACACTTTCTGACAGCGCCTCTTTCATAAATATCTCAGTTGGAAATGAGATTCGCGTACGGGATGGACAAAAGCCCTTACCGGGGGATGCTCAGCGCCCATTCGAAAAAAAAGCACCAGTTTTTCCCACTGACTCTACTGAAAGTTACACGGTCAACACCCCATTAACAACTGCGCAGGTACAAGCGACCGTGACTCGACTCCAAGAATTATTGAAGCATGTCGATCCCCGTATTGAAATATCTTTAGAAAAGGATATTAATCAGGTTGTTTTTCGGGTCGTGGATCAAGAGTCCGGTGATCTTATCCGACAAATACCCTCAGAGAACATGATAGAACTTGAACGATTTATTACTGGACAGATCGGACTGTTTGTGGAAGAGGACATCTAA
- the fliD gene encoding flagellar filament capping protein FliD, which yields MAISFGGLGNGVDFGPIVDALVQAKRLPIDGLTTRKLDAQKKQTELGLLGAKLVSFQGLASSLRTRVSFNKNQVNVASASAQTPLSASVSSAAAPGTYQVTVNQLASAHQIISKASTAVSSTDTDIVSGASGTFQFQVGSGAVQTINLNADSTLEDLRAAINDLGAGVSGSILNTGSEGTPQFRLVLSANETGVDHTITIVADDTTLNTVATGVDTFQSAQDSEVVLGTTDVGAGTTAITINRSTNTLSDVIDGLTLNLQAIDTTNPVSISVTQDNAAVKEAISEFVAGYNDIVSFVNERTFYNTETKERGIFVGESLARNILDRVRESVFSQISGLTTYTGVSRIGFETQATDGTIKLNEATLDSALSTNFSAVRDLFVKNVTTGTNGIAEVVVNAIDGLDDIATGSLTIRQKALTKQVNDFTNQISFKEEALARFEEQQRLKFANLDGLLARLQGQLNQLQNAFPSINR from the coding sequence ATGGCTATTAGTTTTGGTGGACTCGGTAATGGTGTCGATTTTGGGCCAATAGTTGACGCTCTAGTCCAAGCAAAACGGCTACCGATTGATGGGCTGACCACGCGTAAACTCGATGCACAAAAAAAACAAACCGAATTGGGCTTGCTGGGGGCAAAACTGGTAAGTTTTCAAGGTCTGGCCAGCAGCCTTCGCACTCGGGTGAGTTTTAATAAAAACCAAGTCAATGTCGCTTCTGCCAGTGCGCAGACTCCCTTGTCTGCGAGTGTGTCTTCGGCGGCGGCCCCAGGCACCTATCAGGTGACGGTGAATCAGCTTGCGTCCGCCCATCAAATTATATCTAAGGCCTCCACAGCGGTTTCCTCAACCGATACCGATATTGTCAGTGGAGCATCGGGGACTTTTCAATTTCAGGTGGGGAGTGGTGCGGTTCAAACGATAAATCTAAACGCGGACAGCACATTGGAAGATTTGCGTGCCGCGATTAACGATTTGGGTGCGGGAGTGAGTGGCTCAATTTTAAATACGGGTAGCGAGGGAACCCCCCAATTTCGTCTTGTCTTATCTGCGAATGAAACAGGAGTGGATCATACCATCACGATTGTTGCTGATGACACAACATTGAATACCGTTGCCACAGGAGTAGATACGTTTCAGTCTGCCCAAGATTCTGAAGTGGTTTTGGGAACGACGGATGTCGGAGCTGGTACCACGGCGATTACCATCAATCGATCAACGAATACCCTGTCAGATGTGATTGACGGCCTGACTCTTAATCTCCAAGCCATTGATACCACTAATCCTGTCTCCATCTCAGTGACCCAGGATAACGCAGCGGTTAAAGAAGCGATTTCCGAATTTGTAGCGGGGTATAATGATATTGTCTCCTTCGTGAATGAACGAACTTTCTATAATACAGAAACAAAAGAACGAGGAATTTTCGTTGGAGAGAGTTTGGCTCGTAATATTCTTGATAGAGTCAGGGAGTCGGTCTTTTCCCAAATCAGTGGTCTGACGACCTATACGGGAGTTTCCCGAATTGGATTCGAAACCCAAGCAACAGATGGGACAATCAAGCTCAACGAAGCAACGTTAGATTCGGCGTTGAGCACCAACTTTTCGGCGGTCCGGGACTTGTTTGTTAAGAACGTCACCACAGGGACAAATGGAATCGCTGAAGTCGTGGTCAATGCCATTGACGGGTTAGATGACATCGCGACAGGCTCTCTGACCATTCGGCAAAAGGCGTTGACAAAACAAGTAAATGATTTTACCAATCAAATATCTTTTAAAGAAGAAGCTTTGGCTCGATTTGAAGAACAACAACGTTTGAAATTTGCCAATTTAGATGGATTATTGGCCAGATTGCAAGGGCAGTTGAACCAGTTGCAAAATGCCTTTCCATCGATTAATCGCTAA
- the fliS gene encoding flagellar export chaperone FliS, with product MMVGAQSYANTQIQTASSVQVIVLLYDGAISSMKLAQEGMSTLNYQDKARFLDRALRVIGELSASLNMEEGGGIAQDLRRMYEYIQFELTQANLKNEPRRLEGPIRCLSLIREAWLDLAVQGTKPQVVGI from the coding sequence ATGATGGTTGGTGCTCAGTCGTATGCAAACACGCAAATCCAAACTGCGTCTTCTGTTCAAGTGATTGTGTTGTTATATGATGGGGCTATTTCTTCTATGAAACTCGCGCAAGAGGGGATGTCCACGTTAAATTATCAGGATAAGGCTCGTTTTCTCGATCGTGCCCTTCGAGTGATTGGGGAATTATCGGCCTCCCTCAATATGGAGGAAGGCGGCGGGATCGCGCAAGATTTACGTCGTATGTATGAATACATTCAATTTGAGTTGACTCAAGCCAATCTGAAAAATGAACCCCGCCGCTTAGAAGGCCCAATCCGGTGTCTGTCTCTTATCCGAGAGGCCTGGCTTGATTTGGCTGTTCAAGGTACTAAGCCTCAGGTGGTCGGGATATAA
- a CDS encoding PilZ domain-containing protein, with the protein MDIVASEDRRQDCRVDVPVCLWVEIPLAFSYEMIDLDGAEFSQWQWDELAVSPDLVKAMVDEKDLTIRDPLLLQMVTRIDWMLTSILRTLGKDKNLKGAIPELTTVSLCGSGIKFYSEDSYPLDSFLVLRLILRPFIPIQAVGKIVRVDAKSKGKEQGFEIAVEFTKISSDDREAIIRHTLRSQATIQRLRLKQPVDSVLD; encoded by the coding sequence ATGGATATCGTGGCTTCTGAGGATCGACGTCAAGATTGCCGTGTAGATGTGCCTGTGTGTCTGTGGGTTGAGATTCCTCTAGCCTTTTCTTATGAAATGATTGATCTTGATGGGGCAGAATTCAGCCAGTGGCAATGGGATGAGCTAGCGGTCTCCCCGGATTTAGTGAAAGCGATGGTGGATGAGAAGGACCTTACCATCCGTGATCCTTTACTCTTACAGATGGTCACGCGTATTGACTGGATGTTGACATCCATTCTCCGGACATTGGGAAAAGATAAAAATCTCAAGGGGGCCATTCCAGAATTAACGACAGTGAGCCTATGCGGTTCCGGAATTAAGTTTTATTCTGAAGACTCATATCCCCTTGATTCTTTTCTCGTTCTACGCCTCATTTTGCGGCCATTTATACCGATTCAGGCCGTTGGGAAAATTGTTAGGGTAGATGCTAAATCAAAAGGCAAGGAACAAGGATTTGAGATCGCGGTGGAATTCACCAAAATTTCTTCTGATGATCGCGAAGCGATTATTCGACACACACTTCGGTCTCAAGCCACCATTCAACGGCTTCGCCTCAAGCAACCTGTCGATTCCGTCCTTGACTAG
- a CDS encoding CsgG/HfaB family protein — MSPYSHLNWLGRGLQEMLVSDLAQWPQLEVVSRDALGSVLREQWLQQRGFSSSENPVGLGRLKGVRYLIQGRIYFQENTLSVDLQIVDVETGVVVGSVHAQGVESDIPGLEQDLVTHLIGVFDPSFDGVNRLMIDKSSEDLKPPLRGDSGVGTKGRQVIFPEPNSSSMVSHIDAFLSLEKLTYQRREAYQLAETIWDEGYVIEMGQPLYQDWRFSIAPKRSVPVMAIPFSLFFSPHRISGIFDQAQKSGTDLGGNVDSDGFKTTLDESSGARSLFMEYFQKPRRVFIRALNEKQDVLAIYSDWGWRTEHKFSMRGNQGVSVPMWPNPFVTGLVKFPVDWVERERQFVAFDSVVVPVPDEHVLVVLEPIGEHKAENTPILPLVDREDMLLQGLETLIKSNWAPAVTEGLPMRGYLPGNKRTAVGVVHVQAGKIGDIKFQHWPDDPFFLESLQDLQIKLLGACLECQDSGQVVPHLPDPVKTFRLQLTLVKDISALHLGSRSH, encoded by the coding sequence ATGAGCCCGTATTCCCACCTAAACTGGCTGGGCCGCGGACTTCAGGAAATGCTTGTCAGTGATTTGGCGCAATGGCCCCAACTTGAGGTGGTATCGCGAGATGCATTGGGTTCGGTATTACGGGAGCAATGGCTTCAACAAAGAGGATTTTCTTCAAGTGAGAATCCTGTCGGTCTTGGACGATTAAAAGGAGTACGGTATCTCATTCAAGGGAGAATTTATTTTCAGGAGAACACTCTCTCCGTGGATCTGCAGATTGTCGACGTAGAAACCGGGGTGGTCGTAGGCTCGGTCCACGCTCAGGGGGTAGAATCGGATATTCCTGGATTGGAGCAAGACCTTGTGACTCACCTCATTGGTGTGTTTGATCCTTCTTTTGATGGAGTTAACCGATTAATGATTGATAAAAGTTCGGAAGACCTGAAGCCGCCCCTTAGGGGGGATTCGGGAGTTGGCACGAAAGGGCGACAGGTGATTTTTCCCGAACCAAATTCTTCATCTATGGTATCTCATATTGATGCATTCCTATCATTGGAAAAGCTCACGTATCAGCGCAGGGAAGCGTATCAGTTAGCAGAAACGATTTGGGATGAGGGATATGTTATTGAAATGGGGCAACCCCTGTATCAGGATTGGCGCTTTTCGATTGCTCCCAAGAGGTCTGTTCCGGTCATGGCTATTCCTTTTTCATTGTTTTTCTCTCCACATCGGATTTCCGGCATATTCGACCAAGCGCAAAAGTCAGGAACCGATTTGGGGGGGAATGTAGATTCTGATGGATTTAAAACGACCCTAGATGAGAGTTCAGGAGCCCGGTCATTATTTATGGAATATTTTCAAAAGCCCCGGCGCGTTTTTATCCGTGCTCTTAACGAAAAGCAGGATGTGCTGGCGATTTATTCCGATTGGGGCTGGCGGACCGAACATAAATTTTCAATGCGAGGGAATCAAGGGGTATCCGTACCTATGTGGCCGAACCCGTTTGTCACCGGGCTCGTCAAATTCCCGGTTGATTGGGTTGAGCGGGAAAGGCAATTTGTGGCCTTTGATAGCGTGGTAGTTCCTGTGCCGGACGAGCACGTTCTTGTTGTGCTGGAGCCCATTGGAGAGCACAAAGCAGAGAACACCCCGATTTTGCCACTGGTTGATAGGGAAGACATGCTTCTTCAGGGATTAGAAACTCTTATCAAATCCAACTGGGCTCCTGCGGTAACGGAAGGGCTGCCAATGCGAGGATATCTCCCAGGTAATAAACGGACGGCAGTGGGTGTTGTCCATGTGCAAGCAGGGAAAATTGGTGACATCAAGTTTCAACATTGGCCGGATGATCCCTTTTTTCTTGAAAGCTTACAGGACCTTCAAATAAAGTTATTGGGGGCTTGCCTGGAGTGTCAGGATTCCGGTCAGGTTGTCCCCCATCTCCCCGATCCGGTTAAAACATTTCGCTTACAACTCACCCTGGTGAAAGACATTTCCGCCCTCCATCTTGGCAGTCGCTCTCACTGA
- a CDS encoding HD domain-containing protein, which yields MPVSEPLSSPFDGVSLLADPIHGYISITVPYQEPHPTEQTEKDLIDSPWVQRLRYILQLQSAHWVYPGAEHTRFQHSLGTMHLAGRFMTRLYPSLCQTVSEVPSCHFLEEFIRITALLHDIGHGPFCHFFDHHFLHQFNLTHEVVGQHIIRDHLGPIIKKICRSPSGPFAPGEQLDPEHIAFLILKDPHKPTKHLPPWVVALQPLLGGIYTPDNCDYVLRDSYMCGVAIGPVDIERLLHYTFFSSQGLTIHQSGLPALQMFLHARLYLYANVYYHRTTRAIDIHLQEIFQPTMEILCKQNPLQSLPHYLHLTDWHVIETVRSWKHARSIHKRQLGMEWSQIIGRHVKWKTAFSTLLPIIQPASSSFQPQVFLSRMRRLLPTQYRQQDIRVDFAHKDPRPINLLNMGNFQIFVWNPAKGTVETDSLQKYLQYLPARMITLRVFSQDHSIDKILAKAAEETLRRHWPTLIQPV from the coding sequence ATGCCCGTGTCCGAACCACTCTCATCCCCGTTTGATGGGGTCTCGCTTCTAGCCGATCCTATTCACGGCTATATTTCCATCACCGTTCCCTATCAAGAACCTCATCCTACAGAACAGACCGAAAAGGATTTGATTGATTCTCCCTGGGTTCAACGGCTTCGGTATATTCTTCAACTTCAGAGTGCGCATTGGGTCTATCCGGGCGCTGAGCACACCCGCTTCCAGCATTCCCTTGGGACCATGCATCTGGCTGGTCGATTTATGACTCGCCTCTACCCGTCACTTTGCCAAACCGTCTCCGAGGTACCTTCGTGTCATTTTTTGGAAGAATTTATTCGTATAACGGCCCTGCTCCATGATATCGGACATGGGCCGTTCTGCCATTTTTTTGACCATCATTTCCTGCATCAATTTAACCTCACGCATGAGGTGGTCGGCCAACACATCATTCGTGACCACCTGGGGCCGATTATCAAAAAGATTTGTCGGAGTCCGTCCGGGCCATTTGCTCCAGGAGAACAATTGGATCCAGAACATATCGCCTTCCTTATTCTGAAGGATCCTCATAAACCGACGAAGCATCTCCCGCCATGGGTCGTCGCCTTACAACCTCTTCTTGGCGGAATTTATACCCCGGACAATTGCGACTACGTCCTCAGAGATTCCTACATGTGCGGAGTAGCCATTGGCCCTGTAGATATTGAACGACTCCTTCATTACACCTTCTTTTCCTCACAGGGACTCACGATCCACCAATCAGGGCTGCCGGCGTTACAAATGTTTTTACACGCCAGGCTTTACCTCTATGCCAATGTCTACTACCATCGCACCACACGGGCGATCGACATACATCTTCAGGAAATTTTCCAACCCACCATGGAGATCCTGTGCAAACAAAACCCTCTCCAATCCTTACCTCATTATCTACATTTAACCGATTGGCACGTCATCGAAACGGTACGTTCATGGAAGCACGCTCGTTCCATACACAAACGACAACTGGGGATGGAGTGGAGTCAAATTATCGGAAGACACGTGAAGTGGAAAACGGCATTCAGCACTCTGCTCCCCATCATTCAGCCGGCATCATCATCCTTTCAACCTCAGGTCTTTCTGAGCCGGATGCGTCGATTGTTACCTACTCAATATCGTCAACAAGATATTCGGGTAGATTTTGCTCATAAGGACCCTCGCCCTATTAATTTGCTCAACATGGGAAACTTTCAAATATTTGTCTGGAACCCGGCCAAAGGCACGGTCGAAACAGACAGCCTTCAAAAATACCTTCAGTATCTTCCAGCCCGAATGATCACTCTGCGAGTATTCAGCCAGGATCATTCCATTGATAAGATCCTAGCCAAAGCGGCCGAGGAAACCCTACGACGGCACTGGCCAACTTTAATTCAACCGGTTTAA
- a CDS encoding DUF2062 domain-containing protein produces MVTLESVRQQLTQVLHLRETPHRTALAFALGVFIAFAPHYLFHTASVVFCAWAFRLNFLALFLGSLINNPWTLIPILAASLYTGMLLIGASSSATIEWDQMRVDNIFDMLSPYLIPFLVGACALSIVGSLIAYPVMRWVITRYRGLKNS; encoded by the coding sequence ATGGTAACGCTTGAGTCTGTCCGCCAACAATTGACTCAGGTCTTACATCTTCGGGAAACTCCTCACCGCACAGCCTTGGCATTTGCTCTAGGTGTGTTTATCGCCTTCGCACCACATTATTTGTTCCACACCGCCAGCGTGGTATTCTGCGCTTGGGCCTTCCGGCTGAATTTTTTAGCGCTCTTTCTGGGGTCATTGATCAACAATCCCTGGACACTTATTCCAATCCTCGCTGCCAGTCTCTATACCGGAATGCTATTGATAGGCGCATCCTCCTCAGCCACGATCGAGTGGGATCAGATGAGGGTGGACAATATTTTTGACATGCTTTCCCCCTATCTCATTCCTTTTCTCGTTGGAGCTTGTGCCCTGTCGATTGTCGGATCGTTGATCGCCTACCCCGTCATGCGATGGGTCATCACCCGATACCGAGGGCTCAAGAATTCCTAG
- the thiL gene encoding thiamine-phosphate kinase translates to MSPSRRQAPVSTIGEFQLIRALIRGFSPPGPHTLIGMGDDAAVLAHPSSAHLVISTDLLVENIHFSKKTSSFFDLGYKAAVANLSDMAAMGAIPTYILVAVALPSHVRYGDWKDLYRGLSVPCKAHGVQLVGGDTSASHASLFLAITILGQVKPGQALTRGGAQEGDIIYVSGSLGNSAAGLDYLTHHPSRGKSSKLQQPMKFLVGRHLQPTPRIALGRLLSSRRLASAALDLSDGLSGDIQHLCQQSRVGALIQEASLPMSPHLIAYALKTRKDPLPWALHGGEEYELLFTVSPKKQHRLELAVKQLRIRATAIGVITSRGSGVQIAHQDGRTQKLVSQSYVHFSK, encoded by the coding sequence ATGTCCCCTTCCCGCCGCCAGGCGCCCGTGTCAACAATAGGGGAATTCCAACTTATCCGCGCCCTGATTCGTGGTTTTTCCCCACCCGGTCCTCATACCCTCATTGGCATGGGAGACGATGCAGCGGTTCTGGCCCACCCCTCATCAGCCCACCTCGTCATATCCACCGACCTCCTCGTTGAAAACATTCATTTCTCCAAAAAGACCTCTTCATTTTTTGACCTTGGCTACAAGGCAGCCGTAGCCAATCTCAGCGACATGGCCGCAATGGGAGCCATTCCCACATATATCCTGGTAGCCGTTGCCCTTCCCTCTCATGTGAGATATGGAGACTGGAAGGACCTCTATCGTGGACTTTCCGTTCCCTGCAAAGCCCATGGGGTTCAACTTGTGGGTGGGGATACTTCGGCATCACATGCCTCTTTGTTTCTGGCAATCACCATACTCGGACAGGTAAAACCCGGTCAGGCGTTAACGCGGGGTGGGGCTCAGGAGGGAGATATCATCTATGTCAGTGGATCGTTAGGGAACTCAGCTGCAGGATTGGACTATCTGACCCATCACCCTTCACGCGGAAAGAGTTCAAAATTGCAACAACCCATGAAGTTTTTAGTTGGTCGCCATCTCCAGCCCACTCCTCGTATTGCCTTAGGACGATTACTGTCTTCCCGCCGTTTGGCCTCGGCCGCCTTGGACCTATCTGATGGCCTCTCAGGAGATATCCAACATTTGTGCCAACAAAGCCGTGTGGGTGCACTCATTCAGGAGGCCAGCCTTCCCATGTCACCTCATCTCATCGCATATGCGTTAAAGACGAGGAAAGATCCTCTACCCTGGGCTCTCCATGGAGGAGAAGAATATGAATTACTGTTTACCGTGTCTCCCAAGAAACAACATCGCCTGGAATTGGCCGTCAAACAACTACGAATTCGTGCCACTGCCATTGGTGTCATTACCTCTCGTGGTTCAGGAGTTCAAATAGCGCATCAGGACGGCAGAACCCAAAAATTGGTATCTCAAAGTTATGTGCATTTTTCGAAGTAA
- the lon gene encoding endopeptidase La, with amino-acid sequence MTEDYPEIPAPSIEQIPEELPLLPVRDIVVFPYMVLPLFVGRDMSIKAIEAALSSDRLIFLTTQKNQDVEVPETQDLYQLGTVGVIMRMLKLPDARIKILVQGLTKARVQEFTQTNPFFSARIKTLTESSTALPSLEKEAIVRSTRESLEKIVGLGKVLMPDVLTVIENLDDPGRLADIISSNLGLNIEITQGVLEIDDPLLRLRRVNEILSNEQDVLSMQQKIQAEAKGEMDKTQREYFLREQLKAIQKELGELDDRSEEVAEFRRKIQEASMPDKVLKEAEKQLKRLEKTHQDTAEAGTIRTYLEWIVELPWNRHSEDNLDLPQANQVLQEDHYDLERVKERILEYLAVRKLKDKMKGPILCFVGPPGVGKTSLGKSIARAMGREFVRMSLGGTRDEAEIRGHRRTYVGALPGRIVQGIKQAGTNNPVFMLDEVDKIGTDFRGDPSAALLEVLDPEQNHAFVDHYLGVPVDLSKVMFITTANLTDPILSALRDRMEIIEIPGYSEEEKLGIAQRYLIPRQLEEHGITQEHLLITDSCLARIISQYTKEAGVRNLERELANVMRKVAKRIAEGKIKRYQVTPRNLHHYLGVPKYVPDQEQEKDEVGVSTGLAWTETGGDVLYIEASVIKGKGLLTLTGHLGDVMKESAHAALTYIRSQAKSLGINPDIFAKQDIHVHVPAGAIPKDGPSAGITMATALASCLSSKPVKRDLAMTGEVTLRGRILAIGGLKEKVLAAKRAHIKTIVMPKRNQKDLDDIPKHLLRGLEFIYVENMSEVLKVALRTKNRHDLNPSTTHGHSSSGRRKKVASPVNRRPLRQSITKTR; translated from the coding sequence ATGACTGAAGACTATCCGGAGATACCCGCACCGTCTATTGAACAGATCCCCGAGGAATTACCCCTCCTACCAGTACGGGACATTGTCGTCTTTCCCTATATGGTGCTCCCCCTGTTTGTTGGGCGCGACATGTCCATTAAAGCCATTGAAGCCGCTCTCTCCTCCGATCGTTTAATCTTTTTAACCACTCAAAAAAATCAAGACGTGGAAGTGCCAGAGACCCAAGACCTCTATCAATTAGGCACGGTCGGGGTCATCATGCGCATGCTGAAACTTCCGGATGCCCGTATCAAAATACTCGTGCAGGGCCTCACAAAAGCCCGGGTTCAAGAATTTACCCAAACCAATCCATTTTTCTCCGCCCGCATCAAAACATTGACGGAATCATCCACAGCGCTACCTTCCTTGGAGAAAGAAGCCATCGTTCGCTCCACCCGAGAGTCCTTGGAAAAAATTGTCGGATTAGGAAAAGTGTTAATGCCGGATGTGCTCACCGTCATTGAAAATCTTGACGATCCTGGACGTCTGGCAGACATTATCTCTTCCAATCTTGGGCTCAATATCGAGATCACTCAGGGAGTCCTCGAAATTGACGATCCTCTTCTCCGCCTGAGGCGAGTGAATGAAATCCTGAGTAATGAGCAGGACGTCTTGTCCATGCAACAGAAAATCCAAGCTGAAGCCAAGGGGGAAATGGATAAGACGCAGCGGGAATACTTCCTTCGCGAACAACTCAAAGCGATCCAGAAAGAGTTGGGAGAACTCGATGACCGATCTGAAGAAGTGGCCGAATTTCGTCGAAAAATACAAGAAGCCAGCATGCCGGACAAGGTCCTGAAAGAGGCGGAGAAACAACTGAAACGTCTGGAAAAAACACACCAGGATACGGCCGAGGCCGGGACGATCCGAACGTACTTGGAATGGATAGTTGAATTACCTTGGAACCGTCATTCTGAGGATAACCTCGACCTCCCCCAGGCAAACCAGGTGCTGCAGGAGGATCACTACGATCTTGAACGGGTCAAGGAACGAATTCTGGAATATCTCGCCGTGCGCAAACTCAAAGACAAAATGAAAGGACCCATCTTGTGTTTTGTGGGCCCTCCTGGAGTTGGCAAAACTTCTTTAGGTAAGTCGATTGCCCGTGCCATGGGACGGGAATTCGTTCGCATGAGTTTAGGTGGAACACGAGACGAAGCCGAAATTCGAGGACATCGCCGAACCTATGTTGGAGCATTGCCAGGAAGGATTGTCCAAGGGATCAAACAGGCAGGGACGAATAACCCCGTGTTCATGCTAGATGAAGTTGATAAGATTGGAACCGATTTTCGCGGGGATCCCTCGGCTGCCTTGCTGGAGGTGCTCGATCCGGAACAAAACCATGCCTTTGTCGATCACTATCTCGGAGTCCCCGTTGATCTGAGCAAAGTCATGTTCATTACGACCGCAAATTTGACGGATCCCATTCTCTCTGCACTACGGGACCGAATGGAGATCATTGAAATACCAGGATATTCGGAGGAAGAAAAGCTTGGCATTGCTCAACGGTATCTGATCCCGCGTCAGTTGGAGGAACACGGAATCACACAAGAGCACTTACTCATCACCGATTCGTGCCTGGCGCGCATCATTTCTCAATATACCAAGGAGGCCGGGGTCCGCAATCTGGAGCGTGAGTTGGCCAATGTCATGCGAAAAGTGGCGAAACGCATTGCCGAAGGAAAGATCAAACGCTATCAGGTCACTCCCCGAAACCTCCATCACTACCTCGGTGTTCCTAAATACGTACCGGATCAGGAACAGGAAAAAGATGAAGTCGGCGTCTCAACTGGACTCGCATGGACAGAAACCGGTGGAGATGTCTTGTACATCGAGGCTTCGGTTATCAAAGGAAAAGGCCTCTTGACCTTAACAGGGCATCTTGGCGACGTCATGAAAGAATCTGCTCATGCGGCACTGACATATATTCGCTCCCAGGCCAAGTCATTGGGAATCAATCCTGACATTTTCGCTAAACAGGACATTCACGTTCACGTGCCGGCCGGGGCCATCCCCAAAGACGGACCGTCGGCAGGCATAACGATGGCGACAGCCCTTGCATCCTGTCTCAGCAGTAAACCCGTCAAACGGGACTTGGCGATGACAGGGGAGGTCACGCTTCGCGGCAGAATACTGGCCATTGGCGGATTAAAAGAAAAAGTTCTAGCCGCTAAACGGGCCCATATCAAAACCATTGTTATGCCTAAAAGAAACCAGAAAGACCTCGATGACATTCCCAAACATCTACTACGAGGCCTTGAGTTTATTTATGTGGAAAATATGTCGGAAGTTCTCAAAGTCGCCCTTCGCACCAAAAATCGACATGATTTGAACCCGTCAACGACTCATGGACATAGTTCATCCGGCCGTCGAAAAAAAGTTGCCTCCCCGGTCAACCGTCGCCCTTTACGACAATCCATCACCAAGACACGCTGA